In Bythopirellula goksoeyrii, a single window of DNA contains:
- a CDS encoding formylglycine-generating enzyme family protein: protein MESYQAQIPGSEVTFEMIAIPGGQFEQGSSHSDGNADEQPVVRVEVPAFWMGKHEVTWAEYKQFMKLCSIFEKFDDREIRQVTDENEIDAISAPSKLYDPSFTFQAGEEPDQPAVSMSQFAAKQYTKWLSLLTGDFYRLPTESEWEYACRAGTTTAYYFGDDPDLIDEYAWTDDNAEYETHPVGQKLPNAWGLYDMHGNAAEWVLDEYRPGWYASLPTRLCTTEETLCWPSKLYPRVLRGGSMYVLPADCRSASRRASNDEDLRSYDPNTPKSPWWFASDEAIDIGFRIVRPLETPSREEQEKYWQADVPSITSDVNRRIDQEGRGERGLVDPELPQAISSLRDSSGAKAKSP from the coding sequence ATGGAGTCGTACCAGGCTCAGATTCCAGGCTCCGAAGTTACGTTTGAAATGATTGCCATACCGGGTGGCCAATTCGAGCAGGGTAGCTCTCATTCTGATGGCAATGCAGACGAACAACCCGTTGTCCGTGTCGAAGTTCCTGCATTCTGGATGGGCAAGCATGAAGTCACTTGGGCTGAGTACAAACAGTTCATGAAGCTTTGCAGTATCTTCGAGAAGTTTGATGATCGTGAGATTCGCCAGGTGACGGACGAGAATGAGATTGACGCGATCTCCGCACCATCCAAGCTTTATGATCCCAGTTTCACTTTTCAGGCCGGTGAAGAACCCGATCAACCGGCAGTCTCGATGAGTCAGTTTGCTGCAAAGCAGTACACCAAATGGCTGAGTTTGCTCACAGGGGATTTCTATCGCCTTCCCACAGAGTCGGAGTGGGAGTACGCCTGTCGTGCCGGTACGACCACGGCGTACTACTTCGGCGACGATCCTGATTTGATTGACGAGTACGCTTGGACGGATGACAACGCCGAGTATGAAACTCACCCCGTTGGGCAGAAGCTTCCTAACGCTTGGGGTTTGTATGACATGCACGGTAACGCTGCAGAGTGGGTACTCGATGAATATCGTCCTGGCTGGTACGCTTCGCTACCGACGCGCCTTTGCACAACCGAGGAAACACTTTGCTGGCCATCGAAGCTCTATCCCCGTGTGTTGCGTGGTGGTTCGATGTATGTTCTCCCCGCTGATTGCCGCTCGGCAAGTCGCAGGGCGAGCAATGATGAAGATCTACGAAGCTACGATCCCAATACCCCCAAGAGCCCCTGGTGGTTTGCAAGCGATGAGGCGATCGATATTGGTTTTCGCATCGTTAGGCCACTTGAGACGCCTTCTCGAGAAGAGCAAGAGAAGTATTGGCAAGCGGATGTTCCTTCGATTACAAGCGACGTGAATCGCAGAATCGACCAAGAGGGACGCGGCGAGCGTGGACTCGTCGATCCTGAGCTTCCACAGGCAATCTCATCTCTAAGAGATTCTTCCGGAGCGAAGGCGAAGTCTCCTTAG
- a CDS encoding ATP-binding protein, translating to MHTIATPESLKSEEQDVIRVAARNEGKIELANRMDTRGPAIRAGKDKLYNPQDPEYAKKCCDSISELIELQLLRTGDSPKQYELTNFGWQLSRKLTTRPNDEEQHVSNEVESPPAPPQESSQPSTLKQAAWNTSQPESTEALISALGLDEGFLPEEPSTLEESGLNVTFVEDLILKIIHTSGSLTGKQVSDRICLRVAILEDIFTSLRKRQYLALTGSAMLGDHIYQLTDQGRERARIATQECAYAGPAPVPLDDYAASVQAQTIRTEKPKRDRLVKAFSDINVEPEMLAKLGPAISAGKGMFIYGPPGNGKTTIAQRITRCFGQNILVPHAIIEDGQVIKFFDASCHVPVDSLASKLINTSNQDRRWIRIRRPTVVVGGELTMDSLELKHDPVSHVSGASLQLKSNCGSLLIDDFGRQQVNPTELLNRWIVPLENRIDFLSLANGKKIEVPFEQLIIFSTNLEPSDLADDAFLRRIPFKIEIGAPSREEFTKLFEVFANKSKIDCSLDLLEYLINHHYDSCERPLRRCHARDLLDQVAHYCEYNELPMVATTDILDHAVNNYFAAMSGKE from the coding sequence ATGCACACGATTGCTACCCCAGAATCGTTAAAATCGGAAGAGCAGGATGTGATCCGGGTTGCTGCGCGGAACGAAGGAAAGATCGAATTAGCAAACCGCATGGACACTCGAGGGCCTGCTATCCGGGCAGGGAAGGACAAGCTCTACAATCCACAAGATCCCGAGTATGCAAAAAAATGTTGTGACTCCATTTCTGAATTGATTGAGTTGCAACTTCTCCGCACCGGGGATAGCCCGAAGCAATATGAGCTAACCAACTTTGGCTGGCAGTTGAGCCGCAAGTTGACGACTAGACCAAACGATGAGGAACAGCACGTGTCGAACGAAGTAGAATCGCCGCCAGCACCACCCCAAGAATCAAGCCAACCCTCCACCCTCAAGCAAGCGGCTTGGAATACCTCGCAACCAGAATCGACTGAAGCGTTGATCTCGGCATTGGGTCTCGATGAAGGCTTTTTACCAGAGGAACCAAGCACTCTTGAGGAGAGCGGCCTCAACGTTACCTTTGTCGAAGACTTAATCCTCAAAATCATCCATACCTCGGGATCGCTCACTGGAAAGCAAGTTTCCGATCGAATCTGTCTGAGAGTTGCCATTCTGGAGGACATTTTCACTAGCCTCCGCAAGCGGCAGTACCTGGCTCTCACGGGTTCTGCGATGTTGGGAGATCATATCTATCAACTAACCGACCAAGGACGCGAGCGGGCTCGAATTGCGACTCAGGAATGCGCTTATGCGGGGCCCGCGCCAGTACCTCTGGATGACTATGCTGCCTCGGTTCAAGCGCAGACTATCCGCACGGAAAAGCCGAAGCGAGATCGGCTCGTCAAAGCGTTTTCTGACATCAATGTCGAACCGGAAATGCTAGCCAAACTTGGCCCGGCAATCAGCGCGGGCAAAGGAATGTTCATCTATGGACCTCCCGGAAATGGAAAAACCACGATTGCCCAGCGGATCACTCGCTGCTTTGGACAAAATATCTTGGTTCCCCATGCCATCATCGAAGATGGACAGGTCATCAAATTCTTTGATGCTTCGTGTCATGTGCCAGTAGACTCGCTGGCAAGCAAGTTGATCAATACTTCGAATCAAGATCGTCGCTGGATTCGTATTCGTCGACCCACGGTAGTGGTTGGTGGTGAACTCACGATGGATAGCTTGGAGTTGAAGCACGACCCGGTGAGTCACGTCAGCGGAGCTTCCTTGCAACTTAAGAGCAATTGTGGCAGTCTGTTGATCGACGACTTTGGCCGCCAGCAGGTCAATCCTACGGAGCTGCTCAATCGCTGGATTGTGCCACTAGAGAATCGCATCGACTTCTTGAGCCTTGCCAACGGCAAGAAAATCGAGGTCCCCTTTGAACAGCTCATTATCTTCTCCACGAATCTGGAACCGAGCGACTTGGCCGACGACGCTTTCTTGCGACGCATCCCGTTTAAGATCGAGATCGGTGCACCGTCTCGCGAGGAGTTTACGAAGCTGTTTGAAGTGTTTGCCAACAAGTCGAAAATTGATTGTTCGCTTGACCTGTTGGAGTACCTGATTAATCATCACTATGATTCGTGTGAACGTCCCCTGCGTCGTTGTCATGCCCGTGATCTCTTGGATCAAGTGGCACACTACTGCGAATACAACGAACTGCCAATGGTGGCTACGACAGACATTCTCGATCACGCGGTGAATAACTACTTCGCAGCCATGAGTGGTAAGGAATAG